TATACGCGAGTTTCTGTAAGCCTGTGTTAGTTTTGATTAATATGAGTTTTGAGTTCTTTTGATTTTGTTCAAGGCTTCTAATTTATGGGTGGAGTACTGATCGCTATTTTGCTGATCTTCTATTGTTAATGAAGGATTTTTGGGCGCCTATTGTTGTCAAAATTCATAGATCCAATCCAAATTGAGAGCCCTTCGATCTTCAAAGTTCAAACCTATACTAATACATTGGATCCAACTCCCGTGTgatccaaataaaaaatgtgttggTTACTGGGGAATATGACTCAAACATGAGTTTGttttaatgtttgaaatatttccACTCTGTTTTGCATGTTTTTGTAACAAGTTTCTTATTTTGAAATGCACAGCTGATGATGAAGTCAGTGTTGAGGAGTTCATGAGGATGATGAAGAGAACTACATATGGATACTAGGACTTCAATTTTAAACTCACTGTACGATGTTCAGAGGCCCATCCTATGTAGCAAGATTGGTTCTGGTCTGCTGTATTAGTGCTATGGATTTGTAGTAAGAAAATGACAATGTTGGCTTGGATGAATTATGGATATGCACAACTTTTTAAACTTGTAATATTATTCGACTTATTTTGATCATATGTAGATAAAATCCTTTCTTGTCTATGGGAATGAAAGTGCTTTTGATTTTTTGCAAATCTAAGGACTTAAAATTGTATATGATGGCCCTGCATAAAACAGGGAAATGAATCTTTATCATGGTCTCTGTTTAGCACTGGAATGGTATGTATCTCTTTTCTTGCTTGCGAGTTGCGACCTGAAGCATCCACAGAACTCAAAAGATCAGATTATACTGAAATATGAGGAACATCAATGGTGGGTTAGTACTATCCTATCAAGAGTCAGTTGTGGAAATTAGTATCTAAAATGGGAGTAGTAGATCAACCTTTagtcagatttttttttttttggttgctcTACAGAAAATGAATCTGCAGCTTGTGAGTCATTACCATACCATGTGCTCATCAGAgaaaatgaattgaattttCTCTGGTGAGGAGGTTAGACTCTCAATATTCTGTACGTAATTCAGAAAGAGAGATTTTACATGGGTTGACAACAAACAAGCCAATTTTCCTAATTGAAAACCGGAGAGATTTAGTTTTTGGGTCAGTGTTGTTAGTGATTTCAAGTGGTCTGTCTAAGATAGGATTCTATATTTCTAGCTAAAGGGATGGTGAGACCATCCATTGGATGATCAGACCTGAACTCTTCTTCAGCCTGACTTAGCGAGTGTCAGACTAAGGTATGGTTGAAGTATGAAATCATAATCACAAAATGCTTCTTTTGGTTTTCTCCACCTTATACAGGGTACATCTGAAGACCTCTCTGTGGCTGTAAGGGCCCGTGGATCAATCTGCTTAGCATGAACAATTCCAGGTAAACCGTTGCCCATGACTTATATGAGCTTGGAAAACTTGAGGCAAGTAATGtatctctcatttttatttttttatgctgGGAAAAGCTGGTAGCAGGCACATGTAAAAACTGGTCAATTGCTAATGGCAATCATCTCGAAGATGATGATTAGTAAAAATCACGAAATCATTGCACTGTATCTCAGTACAACCTTATTGATTTGATGTAAATTTCAGTCTAGTACTGGGTTGGcatattcaaaaacaaaaatagttgGTAATTTCAAGTCTTTTCTAATAAAAACCGGTCAAGCTACAATATAGTGGGAACATGTGAAAAATGTTAGTCCATAAGATTCTTTACCATAACCCCATTCGATTCCTCTGGCACCTTCAAACTTATGGTACCAAGTCGGGTTCCTTAAGAAAAACAGTGATGTCGTCTCTGTATATCACCCGTTTGTTGCTCACTTCCATTGATTTCTATATATCCGATCTCGAGCTCAACTTCTCTCCACTCTCCCCTTTTGTCAGTGTGCTCATTTGGGGCCAGAACTTCCCCTAATTATAAATGAGAAGGAGAAGTACCCAGAAAAGTATAAAAGATGCTTGAAGAGTGTGACCTCTCTCTCCAATCACAAACAAATTCAAGGTTGAGAACTATTCTAAGTTTgatctttctttcttctaattcTTCCAATACGTGTCAATGAGATGACCGCAAACTGCTGTATCACATATGAACAAGGAAAGGCCTATTGATAATTCAAATGCATCTAGAATACTTTCAACCATGACATGAGCTGCAATACAAGGATGTTGAAAACTGAGAAAAAGGTAGGTTGGTTCATTTTAAGATttgatggagatggagatggagaCTCAGAAAATTTTACCAGCAGTTAGCTGTTCCTGGAAGAAAAGATGCCAGGTCGTGATTGGACCACCGGTGGCTCGGTTTCTTCACAAGATTTGATTTGGGAAGAGCCTTGAAACACTAGTTTTGGCTGTAAAGAATGTGACCATCAATCTAAGTCATATATAGTAAGATCCCCACATGAAAACCCACTTCATTGGATAGGCAAAAGGCAAATGTATGAGAAAAATGCCAAAAGGGAGCAACCCAATTACACGCTACAAATATGAGTTACATCAAAGAAGTAGAAAAAACCGAAAATTGGGAGAGGAAAAACAGAATAAATTCAACAACTACAAAGGTACCCACGTCATAAATGAGTTGTCTACTTGCACAATCTCAATGCATTCCTCCATTATTTCAACCCCTGTATACTCATCTCTATCGTTAGAGGTCCCACATTCATTTTGTGTCCATGGCTTAGAATCATCACCAGTTTGGTGTCTTCCTACAGTATTTCTCAGAATTTTATCAACTTCAAGCATTGTTGGCCTTTGATGGGGAGAGGCCTTGACGCAACTACATGCAACTTTAAGGAACTCAAAGATCTCAAAATCAAATCCTTGTCCGATTAAAGATTTATCAATGGCATCATAGGGGCCAGAAGTAGTCAAAAGATGGTTGATCCAATCAACTAAAGTCCCATCAAACCTTTGAGAAGCATCTGAAACTTTGTTAGGTTTCTTCCCTGTGACCATCTCAAGGAGCACAATTCCAAAGCTGTAGACATCTTTCTTTAGAGTGCATTGCAGACACTTATTCTCAGTATCTGCACAACCCACAAATAAACGCCTAGTAGAATCAGTGATGCTTGGCTTCATGAGTGTTGCCCTTCCAAAATTCGAAATTTGGGGCTCAAAATTCTGATCTAGTAAGATGCATTTTGAGTTAATATTGCCATGACCTACCAAGAACATAGAGTTGTGGTGGAACCATGCCAAACCTCTAGCTAGCCCAACTCCAATTCTACCCCTCAAAGGCCATTCCAAGATCTTGGCCTTGGCTTTGTGGGGGTGTAACCATTGATAAAGGTTCCCATTTCTCATATGTTCATACACCAAAAGCTTCTCATTCCTCTCGATGCAGAATCCCAATAAGGGTACCAAGTTGGGATGAGTTAGTCTCCCTAGGATTAGTATCTCATATATAAACTGCTTCTCAAATTGCTGGGAGTCCAGGAACCTCTTAACAGCTGGCAAACAGCCGTTCATGACTGCTGCTTTGTACATAGTTCCTGTCTTTCCAAACCCAATGATGTTCTCTGCACTGAAATTGTTCGTTGCAGCAGCGAGATCTGTCAAAGGCATTCTGGTAGCGAATTTCTCCATCATAGAAATCTGATAGCAAAAATGCTCCGTGTTAGTATAAAAGACTAGcaaaactgaaacaacaaagaaaGTCCTTTCTTATAGTACCTTTATGATTGGCAATATTCTCATTTGATGAGgttcctttttcttcattttcctcctTGTGACCAACATCACTTGATGGGCTTCTCTTCTCTTGTTTGTCCCTCTTGTCACTAGCATCTTGATTAAATGTTCCCCGGGCATACAGACGAACATAAAAACTGCAGTAACTGAAACAGCAGAGACCGCCCAACCAACTGCAAACCCGCTTTTGAATGAATCTTTAGCTTTCCCTTGCTCTTCACAAGCTTTTAGAGGTCCCCCACATAGTCCCTTATTATTAGCATAGCTCTCAGGCAGGGCAGAATAACTAACAAAAGTAGGAACTGGCCCAGACAAGCGATTGTTGGCAACATTAAGATCCTTTATCCAATAAAGCTGACCAAGTTGTGGAGGAATCTGACCTGTTAACTGATTTTTGTTGAGCACAAGGTGGTTCAGGCGTACACAACTCACCATGCTTGATGGAATCTCACCCGAGAATTTGTTGTAGGAGAGATTTAGGTCTTTTACATATGGGATCAGTTGGTTGATGTTAGATGGTATAGGTCCAAAGAAATTGTTGTTGGAAAGATCCAAAGTCGTCAAGCTTGTGCAGTTTCTGATGCCTTGAGGGAATTTGCCCTTGAGTCCAAGACCTTGGAGTTTGATACTTTGGACACTGGTGGTATAGTATGACCAGCATGTAATTCCCTTAAGCATACAGATATCACCATTTCCAATgttatcaaaattccatgtgTTCAAGGACCCAAAAGGGTCCTCCACAGATGATTTTATACTTCTCAAGCAGGAAAGATTATCTTGGTCCATGCTGGAGCTTGTGCTAGTAGTACTCAGTAGACAGCAGAGAAAAGGAGGAAGAAGCAAAAGAATGGTTTTCTTATCCCTGCCCATGAGCTTGGTCATCTTGTTGGATGAACACCAAAATTTCAAGGTCTATAACTAGGCCTGCAACATGGTAGTATTCTAAGTATCGGAGCGCTATGTAATTGAGAAAGACTGCAAGAGGCGGATTGGACCCCCAGTCACCTTCCTGCAGTGTTCTGAAAACCCCATTGCACCAACCCTTTGCCATTGAAAGTGGAAAAGCAGCCCGGGTTGGACTGCTTCAATAAATTCAGTTCTTGAATCATTCCTAGTCTCTTCCTTTACTTTTCCAATGAGATAGTATAAAGTTAGTTGAAGTTTCTCTCTCAAGTCCTTTTCACCTGTTGCTTACTTTTATTCTATATCTTATGGCATAGGTAAATACATAGAAACTCTCTTTTGAAGAAGAATGGATCATAAGAAACTATCATTGGTCATTGAATTTTAGAAATATGCATATGATGACTCGTCATATTTAAAATACAGTTATAAATGACTTCTTCATTCAATCTCCTCTGTTATTTCAGCTCCCATTTGTTTGTTTCTATAACTAGTATTTGTAGCAGAAATTACCGTTTGTGTTGATGCATCAGAATCAAAATCAGAATCATCTGTGAGCTGGCTGTGTCTCTCCCCTGCAGCCCTTAATGTTTTGTATACATCAAGCATTGTTGGTCTTCCATCTTGGATAGGCCGAATGCAACTACCTGCAACTCTAAGGAACTGAAAAATCTCACCATCGTATCCCTGCCCAATCAGAGATTTACCTATAGCCTCATAGAAACCAAAAGAGCAAACTCCTAGTTGACTAGTCACTTTGCTTGGTTCCTCCCCTGTAACCAGCTCAAGAAGCACAATACCGAAACCGTATACATCCTTGTGCTCTGGAGCCTCACCATTCAGAAAGGAACTCCCATTTGAGCCCTTGTGATTTGAGTTCATAAGCCTCGCCCCTCCAAAGTTTGATATCTTGGGATCAAAGTTCTGATCAAGTAAGATACACTTTGAGCTTATGTTGTGGTGGCATACTTGGAAATTTCTGTTGCAATGGAGCCATGCCAAGCCTCTGGCTAGGCCAACTGCTATTTTTACCCTCAAAGGCCAGTCCAAGACCCTGTCCTTGACCTGCATACGATGCAGCAGATCGAAAAGGTTCCCATTTGACATAAATTTGTAGACCAAGACTCTCTCAGTGTCCATGCTGAATCCCAGTAGTGGCACTACATTAGTGTGACAATCTGCCCAGAGTCATCAGCTCAGATTCAAATCGATCCTGAGCACAATTCGAAACATGGAACCTCTTGACAGCAAGTAACAATCCATCTGGGAGGGCTGCCTTGTATGTCGTCCCTGTGTCGCCCGTCCCTACGACATTGTCCTGGCTGAAACCGTTGGTTGCTCTGTAGACTTCTTCATAACTCATTGTGACAACCAGCTTCTCTGACAAAGATATCTGTGAATCAAAACACTTTCACCATTAATATAATCGTACTAGATATGGAGCAAAGAAGAGGAAGTAGATTGAAGAGAAGAGAGGGACCTTGATGTCTacacttgtttcttttgtaaTGGGCCACTTTCTTCCCTGGATTGCCActtccattttcttgtttttcttggtGATTTTCTTCTTTGATGGCACCCTTGATGAACAAAACAACATGATAACAACTGTGACCAATACTGTGAAAATCACCCAACCCTCCACAAACCCACTtcgaaataaaaaaattaagctcTTTTGAAGCTGCATTGGAAGGATCCAAAGGGTCCCCAAGGCAGCAGAGGCACATATTGATGGATTCTCACAAAAATTAATTACTCAGAAGTAGGACATAGAAGATATAAGAAATGTATTTTCAGAACTGGAATTCAATGATGATTTGGCTTCAAAGCTCCAAAAGACTTGCAAGAAAGGCCCAGATAGAAAAAGAGGACAATGCAGAATGAAAGACACTGAGATTGGTATGTAGGAAAAGACAGCATTAGGTCATGTTTCATGGAGAAAGTCTAAAATTTCGTCTCTTGCAGTTCCCACTAAAAGGAAAGTGAGAAAATGTGAAAAGGATGTTGCTTTATACGCGGTCATGGTGTTGCTGCACACTGGGAGAAGACCAACCCCAACTAATTCCCCTCAAGTCTCAACCAAACCATAGAAAACCTTTCCCTCATTGACTCCCACACGTCCATCAATTACAAGTCTAGATTAagacctccaccaccaccataaCAATCAATTGTTGAAGTCTTCCAAACTACTACAATTGCTCGTATTCAAAATTAAGATTacggtgattttaaaaagtgtttttaatatttataaaacttgaaaattttaattttttaagtattaaaaatgttaaaaacactttcaataattactgtcaaacacactctaaaagGTCGTTTGacagtgtttttaaaaaacacttctgaactaaaaaatgtttttattaaaaaattaaaaacatgtttaataatgattttaggaaatgtttttaaaatttctaatacttaaaaaattttatcattcaagtattaaaaatactaaaatttttttttataattaccctcaaacgcactctaagcatttaactaaatttaaaaaacacttttaaattgTCGATCAAAAAACCATTTGTAGTTCTTCGAATATGTGAAGAAGGTATATAAAATAACTCAAAAGCTTTgtatggtttttctttttgactcTAAAAGCAGTTAagtggtttttctttttgactcTAAAAGCAGTTAATagtggtttttctttttgactcTAAAACCAGTTAATAGGAATCAAGGGGAAAAGAATATTTGAAGAAGGTATACAAAATAGCTCAAAAGCTTTGCCAATGGTTTTTCTTTCTAACTCTAAAAGTACTTGATAGGAATCactgagaaaataatatttgaagaaGGTATACAAAATAACTCAAAAACTTTGTCAATGTATTcgatgtttttttattttgaagtacTTTTAATGGAAATATTTTCTCCCTAAGTATTTTTCGTAGTGTTTTTAATGGAATCGTTTTCTTTATAAGTGTTTTGGAAAAATCGTCGATCAAGTGTTTCTTGAGGAAACTTTATAAGTGATTTTCAACTCTTTAAAAGTGTTCTCTAAATTTTTCCAAAGAGCTATTTGTCTAACCACATCTTTAAGTGAGTATGTTATGGCATGCATGATTGTATCTGTtcagaaaagaaataatatgtTATGATTTTATATCATAGGATCCAAAAGTGAGTAAAATTTGAAGGCTTCAAACACATGATATGTAACAAAACATTACCATCTAAACGTAATATTCATTCAACAAACCACACTCTGGTACAATAAGTCGTGGGAGCAAACAAACACCCAACAAGGGGTTTGATCCACTTTAGATAGTGCAAGGCCAGGCATGGAGCCCCAATGGGCTCATCACAGCCACAGGCTCAAGCAAGAACTCTATCACCTATTTTACTAACACTCCTTACTATTAAGGGGGCCGAAATCAATCTACCCCATAAgtttttcttcctatttttcatcattctaaTACTTTAATTAAGgctttttttctccctttcctCCATTACAAACAGCTCTCGGGCTCGATGAAACCAGAAGCCTTTCCATCAGCATTGGCACATGAAGCCTCAGCAGCTTTGTTCTTGTAAGTGAGCTTAACATCTTTAAGGTTTATCCCACTGCATGGATTTTTCGAGCTACAATCGAATTTCACTGCAACTTCAGTTGCAGATGTGCCGTGGATATCTTGGTATGTTACGTCGCTAACTTTTACACCCGAGACCTGCAAAATGGAGGTGAAGATGAGAGGGAAAATACTCATGAAAATGTCAACCTTCATGGCTATGGAGAAGCAGCAAAATGGAATTCATCATGAGGGCCTGAATCCATTAGTGTTCATTGGGCCTGGGCCCAACCACATTAATGGCCTGAGTCTAtttcttaaacaaaattttgtaaGTGATTTTACGAAAGTACCCTTACCTGTCCAGGACAGTTCTTGTTGTCGGGGCAGTAATTTTGGTCAATGAGAATGGGGTTTTGGACATCGACCATGAGGATGTGTTGGAAAAGGATACCCCTAGCGAATCCACTGCTCGCCCTGGCCCATGACTTGATCCTCACCCCATTTTGTGAACCGGTAAAAGTAACCGTTTTAACTGTCACATTTTGTACACCAGCTTCTTTTAGCTCTTTGCCTAGACTCCCAACGCTGCCCAAAAACATAGGTGCATCCAAGTTAATGTCCggattattttcaatataaaattacaTGACATATCATCATATTCATAAAATGGATTTACCTGATGCCATGGCCAGGCCCACATGCAACGTTCTCAATCCAAAGGTTGGAGGCACCAGGGCCAATGGAGACGCAGTCATCACCGGTCTTGATCTTGGTGTCTAAGATCGTGACACCGGACGACAATTGGACATGGATGCCATCGGTGTTGGGGCTATCGCCGGAGGCGGAGACCCTCACTCCCTGGAGTTTGACATTCTGGCAGCCGTTGATGACAATGTGGAACTTTTGGCTGTTGAGTGATGTTAATCCACTGATCAGGATGTTGTTGGAGTTGGTAAATCCCAGTGTCTGCACATACGCACAAGAAAAACTCAATATTATGAATTTGTAACGTAAGTGATTCTGTGCATCAAAAGCTAGGTGGAATTTGGTCCACTTGGTGGGCCTCACGTAGGACACCTAGGATTGAAGCTCTGAGATTACAATTACCAAGTCCGCTGTTCAAGTGAATTCTGataattccaagaaaataaaaaataaaaaaggcatgTTTTGTGGAGGACACATTCGTCTTTTCATTAATGAGTCAACGCCACTATTTTCGGTTTGGGCAGCAAGAAAATGAACAGAAAGTTAGTGGAAGTGTGGAAGGACTATTCGAGTTTcaaattttctcagcaaccaaacggaacTGTAACTTCCACTGAACCAACTTGGCGCCCTATCACAGTGAAAGGACAGAACTACCCTACCCGACCACTGTTCCACATCAACCCATACTAACGAAGCTCAGAGCAAGGATCGTGGTGTAAATTGAACGTACCGTGGCGCCGCTGGGGCAACTCTTGCCTGAATTCTTGCAGGCCCACAAGCCTGTCCCCTGGCCGTCGAGGATGCCGCCGAGGATGGAAACCCCGGTGACGTCTTCGAAGGCGAGCCAGTTTCCGGCGTTCCCGATAACGCGGTAGTCAGCCGGAGCCACCAGAGTGGCATCGATTCTGAAGGTGATAGCATGGTTCTTGCAGCCGCTGAACACCGCATTGCGGAGGAAGTACCTCCCAGGCGGCACGTAGATGGTGGCCGGCGAGGCGGAGGCACAAGCCGCCGCCCATGCATGGAGAAAAGCTTTGGTGGAATCCGTCTTTCCGTCGCCTTTGGCCCCCAAATTCACCACATTGTACGTCACTGCAGCTGCCCAATAGGGACACAGCCCCACAACCACAATGAAGACTAGAATCATAGAGTTAAAACCCATGTGAGCGAATatggaagaaggaaaagaaaaggaaatggatGATAGAGCTGAAAGTGGAgttgatgatgaagaagaagaagatggcagtggtggtggtggagttGAAGCGGTTTGAGTGGGTATTTATAGGCGAGGAAGTTAGAAGGTGGAGGCGTAAGGAAGATGAAGAAATCAAAACCcacaaagcaaagaaaaatggagaaggAGGGAAGGTGGCTGATTTTCTTGACATTGTTTTATTCTTATGCCACCTTTTTACCAAATTATCCCTTTTTCCTTAATTTGAATCATGTTTGACAGAATCAGCAAAATAACCTTCCGATGGTGGGAATTTATGAGTGGGAAACTGAAAATGGG
This region of Vitis vinifera cultivar Pinot Noir 40024 chromosome 5, ASM3070453v1 genomic DNA includes:
- the LOC100266201 gene encoding probably inactive leucine-rich repeat receptor-like protein kinase At5g48380, which translates into the protein MTKLMGRDKKTILLLLPPFLCCLLSTTSTSSSMDQDNLSCLRSIKSSVEDPFGSLNTWNFDNIGNGDICMLKGITCWSYYTTSVQSIKLQGLGLKGKFPQGIRNCTSLTTLDLSNNNFFGPIPSNINQLIPYVKDLNLSYNKFSGEIPSSMVSCVRLNHLVLNKNQLTGQIPPQLGQLYWIKDLNVANNRLSGPVPTFVSYSALPESYANNKGLCGGPLKACEEQGKAKDSFKSGFAVGWAVSAVSVTAVFMFVCMPGEHLIKMLVTRGTNKRREAHQVMLVTRRKMKKKEPHQMRILPIIKISMMEKFATRMPLTDLAAATNNFSAENIIGFGKTGTMYKAAVMNGCLPAVKRFLDSQQFEKQFIYEILILGRLTHPNLVPLLGFCIERNEKLLVYEHMRNGNLYQWLHPHKAKAKILEWPLRGRIGVGLARGLAWFHHNSMFLVGHGNINSKCILLDQNFEPQISNFGRATLMKPSITDSTRRLFVGCADTENKCLQCTLKKDVYSFGIVLLEMVTGKKPNKVSDASQRFDGTLVDWINHLLTTSGPYDAIDKSLIGQGFDFEIFEFLKVACSCVKASPHQRPTMLEVDKILRNTVGRHQTGDDSKPWTQNECGTSNDRDEYTGVEIMEECIEIVQVDNSFMTWVPL
- the LOC100242164 gene encoding polygalacturonase, whose translation is MGFNSMILVFIVVVGLCPYWAAAVTYNVVNLGAKGDGKTDSTKAFLHAWAAACASASPATIYVPPGRYFLRNAVFSGCKNHAITFRIDATLVAPADYRVIGNAGNWLAFEDVTGVSILGGILDGQGTGLWACKNSGKSCPSGATTLGFTNSNNILISGLTSLNSQKFHIVINGCQNVKLQGVRVSASGDSPNTDGIHVQLSSGVTILDTKIKTGDDCVSIGPGASNLWIENVACGPGHGISVGSLGKELKEAGVQNVTVKTVTFTGSQNGVRIKSWARASSGFARGILFQHILMVDVQNPILIDQNYCPDNKNCPGQVSGVKVSDVTYQDIHGTSATEVAVKFDCSSKNPCSGINLKDVKLTYKNKAAEASCANADGKASGFIEPESCL
- the LOC100260998 gene encoding probably inactive leucine-rich repeat receptor-like protein kinase At5g48380; amino-acid sequence: MSYEEVYRATNGFSQDNVVGTGDTGTTYKAALPDGLLLAVKSMDTERVLVYKFMSNGNLFDLLHRMQVKDRVLDWPLRVKIAVGLARGLAWLHCNRNFQVCHHNISSKCILLDQNFDPKISNFGGARLMNSNHKGSNGSSFLNGEAPEHKDVYGFGIVLLELVTGEEPSKVTSQLGVCSFGFYEAIGKSLIGQGYDGEIFQFLRVAGSCIRPIQDGRPTMLDVYKTLRAAGERHSQLTDDSDFDSDASTQTVISATNTSYRNKQMGAEITEEIE